Proteins co-encoded in one Lichenicola cladoniae genomic window:
- a CDS encoding GMC family oxidoreductase, producing the protein MPMRQYSEDEAVDFLVIGTGAGGAPLIAGLAEGGFSVVGFDAGPWFRPLEEFASDEQEQNKLYWTDTRVVDGANPMVMGGKNSGKAVGGSTVHFAMVSLRFRPDWFKSRTTLGYGADWPLDWREMWDYYTKAEQALKISGPVVYPWGPKRPRYPYRAHELNSAAELLGRGAEAMGIRWTPTPLATVSAPRGDSPPCVYRGYCRFGCSTNAKQSALVAFVPRAVKAGAEIRDLAMVGRIEVDSSGRATGVHYIREGKWRFQRAHNVIVAGYAVETPRLLLASATDRYRDGLANSSGLVGKNLMTQSNQAVFGTMQQEVRWNKGPPSLSLTEHWNYDDRKDFSGGYCWMAQGPLPVEWVTVQTGSRGLWGQKLIDEMEKYNHQVGLKMVGEMLPDERNTVTLDDEVDQYGLRVARVTYSWGDNDKALIQHALSQMQTSLEAVSATDIFRQENDTNHLGGTARMGNDRRNSVVNADCRSWDIPNLWVCDGSVFPTVGGVNPSLTITAIAMRTVDRIKQMAKRGEL; encoded by the coding sequence ATGCCGATGCGGCAGTATAGCGAGGACGAGGCCGTCGATTTCTTGGTGATCGGCACCGGTGCCGGTGGCGCACCACTAATCGCCGGCCTCGCTGAAGGCGGCTTCTCGGTGGTAGGTTTCGATGCCGGTCCGTGGTTCCGTCCGTTGGAAGAGTTCGCTTCCGACGAGCAGGAGCAGAACAAGCTCTACTGGACCGACACGCGCGTCGTCGACGGCGCTAATCCGATGGTGATGGGCGGTAAGAATAGCGGCAAGGCGGTCGGTGGCAGCACCGTGCATTTCGCAATGGTATCACTGCGGTTCAGGCCCGACTGGTTTAAATCGCGCACTACGCTCGGCTACGGCGCTGACTGGCCGCTCGATTGGCGCGAGATGTGGGACTACTACACGAAGGCCGAGCAGGCTCTGAAGATCTCCGGCCCGGTTGTCTATCCGTGGGGCCCGAAGCGGCCACGCTATCCCTATCGCGCTCACGAACTTAATAGCGCGGCTGAGCTGCTTGGTCGCGGTGCCGAGGCAATGGGGATTCGCTGGACGCCAACACCGCTCGCCACCGTATCGGCGCCACGCGGCGATAGCCCGCCCTGCGTCTACCGGGGCTATTGCCGGTTCGGCTGCTCGACCAATGCCAAGCAGAGCGCGCTGGTCGCGTTCGTGCCGCGTGCAGTCAAGGCCGGCGCCGAGATCCGCGATCTCGCCATGGTCGGGCGCATCGAGGTAGACAGCAGCGGACGTGCCACCGGCGTGCACTACATTCGCGAGGGAAAGTGGCGGTTTCAGCGCGCGCACAACGTGATCGTGGCAGGCTACGCGGTCGAGACGCCGCGTCTGCTGCTAGCATCGGCGACCGACCGCTACCGAGACGGACTCGCCAACAGTTCCGGCCTGGTCGGCAAGAACCTGATGACGCAGTCTAACCAGGCAGTATTTGGAACGATGCAACAGGAGGTGCGCTGGAACAAGGGACCGCCTTCGCTGTCGCTCACCGAGCACTGGAACTACGACGACCGCAAGGACTTTTCTGGCGGCTATTGCTGGATGGCGCAGGGCCCGCTGCCGGTCGAATGGGTGACGGTACAGACTGGCTCACGCGGCTTGTGGGGCCAGAAGCTCATCGACGAGATGGAAAAATACAACCATCAGGTTGGGCTTAAGATGGTTGGCGAGATGCTGCCAGATGAGCGCAACACTGTCACACTCGATGATGAGGTCGACCAATACGGGCTGCGCGTTGCCCGCGTTACGTACAGCTGGGGCGATAACGACAAGGCGCTGATCCAGCATGCACTCAGCCAGATGCAGACCAGCCTGGAGGCGGTCAGTGCTACCGACATCTTCCGACAGGAGAACGATACGAACCATCTCGGCGGCACCGCCCGCATGGGCAATGACCGTCGAAACAGCGTCGTCAATGCTGATTGTCGAAGCTGGGATATTCCCAATTTATGGGTCTGCGACGGCTCGGTGTTTCCAACCGTCGGCGGCGTCAATCCGTCACTAACCATTACCGCAATCGCGATGCGAACGGTAGATCGGATCAAGCAGATGGCTAAGCGCGGGGAGCTTTAA